A stretch of the Saprospiraceae bacterium genome encodes the following:
- a CDS encoding acyl-CoA dehydrogenase, with product MYFTLTEEQIAVRDAARDFARRELLPGVIERDAKMQFPKEQVQKMAEMGFLGMMVSPEYGGGGMDTISYVLAMEEISKIDNSCSVIMSVNNSLVCWGLEKMGTEEQKQKYLPRLTSGEWIGSFCLSEPEAGSDATSQKTIAEDKGDHYLLNGTKNWITNGGSSSLHLVMAQANPEAGSRGICTFIVEAGWKGVSIGAKEDKLGIRSSDTHSIMYNDVIVPKENLLGPPGDGFKFAMKTLTGGRIGIASQALGIASGAYELSLNYSKERKTFGKPISSHQAIAFKLADMATEVEAARLMVLRAAWMKDMGLDFGTAAAMAKLFASDVAMRHSVEAVQIHGGYGYVKEYHVERLMRDAKITQIYEGTSEVQRIVISRAILQGQLYQPMWIE from the coding sequence ATGTATTTTACATTGACCGAAGAACAGATAGCTGTACGGGATGCAGCAAGGGATTTTGCCCGCAGGGAGCTGTTACCGGGCGTTATTGAGCGGGACGCCAAAATGCAATTTCCCAAAGAGCAGGTCCAGAAAATGGCCGAAATGGGCTTTTTGGGCATGATGGTCTCTCCGGAATATGGCGGCGGCGGCATGGATACCATCTCCTATGTCCTTGCCATGGAAGAAATCAGTAAAATCGATAATTCCTGTTCGGTGATCATGTCTGTAAACAACAGCCTGGTTTGTTGGGGACTCGAAAAAATGGGAACCGAAGAACAAAAACAAAAATACCTGCCCCGCCTGACCAGTGGCGAATGGATTGGTTCGTTCTGTTTGTCAGAACCGGAAGCCGGCAGCGATGCCACCAGTCAAAAAACTATTGCCGAAGATAAAGGAGATCATTACCTGCTCAATGGTACTAAAAACTGGATCACCAATGGGGGCAGTTCCAGCTTACACCTGGTAATGGCCCAGGCCAATCCGGAAGCCGGTAGCCGGGGCATATGTACGTTTATCGTTGAAGCCGGCTGGAAAGGAGTCAGTATTGGTGCCAAAGAAGATAAATTGGGCATCCGTTCTTCCGATACCCACAGCATTATGTACAACGACGTCATCGTGCCAAAAGAAAATTTACTGGGACCTCCGGGAGACGGATTCAAATTTGCCATGAAAACCTTGACCGGTGGGCGAATCGGGATTGCCTCCCAGGCCTTGGGAATCGCTTCCGGTGCCTACGAATTATCTCTAAACTACAGTAAAGAACGAAAAACCTTTGGCAAGCCCATTTCAAGCCACCAGGCCATTGCTTTTAAACTGGCAGATATGGCTACTGAAGTGGAGGCGGCTCGTTTGATGGTTCTAAGAGCTGCCTGGATGAAAGATATGGGTCTTGATTTTGGAACGGCTGCTGCCATGGCAAAATTATTTGCCTCTGATGTGGCCATGCGCCATTCAGTCGAGGCCGTTCAAATCCACGGTGGGTATGGCTATGTAAAAGAATATCATGTTGAGCGTCTGATGCGGGATGCTAAAATTACTCAGATCTACGAAGGAACTTCTGAGGTACAACGCATTGTTATATCAAGAGCCATCCTTCAGGGTCAATTGTACCAACCCATGTGGATTGAATAA
- a CDS encoding site-2 protease family protein, whose product MFEQAWHVGTFAKIPVKIHWTFLLILVYVASTSFSQGAGFDAIFIEICFVLAMFFCVVLHEFGHALTAQRYGIRTEDIILLPIGGVARLRNMPEKPIQELIIAVMGPMVNIIIAVLVFISLLSLYGFPYFSMDNFQNLDFSNWKGFLPLLMISNIMLVVFNMIPAFPMDGGRVLRALLAMGFGRLKATRIASIVGQIICVFLIIIGLYYEAYTLAIIGVFIFLNATQEYKSVALDSALKNKTIQDCYRKDFHSFTDYTTVRDAYEFIMHQTNRHFMVINLYGQYCGTVSAKAIKAAYKLNPETRISEIYQPKLLSLAASTSVAHALFALRGQTNLILVTEADAVIGVLDQESVQQLLDMEG is encoded by the coding sequence ATGTTTGAACAAGCCTGGCATGTCGGGACTTTTGCCAAAATACCGGTAAAAATTCATTGGACATTTCTTCTTATTTTGGTTTATGTTGCATCGACTTCTTTTTCACAAGGGGCAGGTTTTGATGCTATTTTTATTGAAATTTGTTTTGTACTGGCCATGTTTTTTTGTGTGGTCCTACACGAATTCGGCCATGCCCTGACCGCACAGCGATATGGCATCCGAACAGAAGACATCATCTTATTGCCCATTGGTGGAGTTGCACGCTTGCGCAACATGCCCGAAAAACCGATTCAGGAATTGATCATTGCGGTCATGGGTCCCATGGTCAATATTATCATTGCTGTACTTGTTTTTATCAGTCTGCTCAGTCTTTATGGATTTCCATATTTTAGTATGGACAATTTTCAAAATCTCGATTTTTCAAACTGGAAAGGCTTCCTTCCCTTGTTGATGATTTCCAATATCATGTTAGTGGTATTTAATATGATTCCTGCTTTTCCAATGGACGGTGGCAGGGTGTTACGTGCTTTGTTAGCAATGGGATTTGGCAGATTGAAAGCGACACGCATTGCATCGATTGTCGGACAAATTATTTGCGTGTTTTTGATCATCATTGGCTTGTATTATGAAGCATATACCCTTGCGATCATCGGAGTATTTATTTTTTTAAATGCCACCCAGGAATATAAAAGTGTAGCACTTGATTCGGCTTTAAAAAATAAAACCATTCAGGATTGTTATCGCAAAGACTTTCACAGTTTCACAGATTATACAACGGTCAGGGATGCATATGAATTTATAATGCATCAAACCAATCGTCATTTTATGGTGATCAATTTGTATGGTCAATACTGTGGTACGGTCTCAGCAAAAGCCATCAAAGCAGCTTATAAACTCAATCCGGAAACCCGCATTTCAGAAATTTATCAACCCAAATTATTAAGTCTTGCAGCGAGTACTTCAGTGGCTCATGCCTTGTTTGCATTGCGCGGCCAAACCAATTTAATTTTAGTCACCGAAGCCGATGCTGTAATCGGTGTTTTAGATCAGGAAAGCGTTCAACAGCTGCTTGATATGGAGGGATAG